From one Coffea eugenioides isolate CCC68of chromosome 11, Ceug_1.0, whole genome shotgun sequence genomic stretch:
- the LOC113751974 gene encoding uncharacterized protein LOC113751974: protein MARTKKGAVKSPPNRRGEASTSRPPRLKRKASRRLTLQDEPLSEEENQQQEQQEEQEVQGEQEEEVPYDKSRFTSSENEAWYNARRGAKVLVEKDVTPDVEEVYHLKASFAKLGWENFFNIPNFYYEELVREFYANVEDKKVFHHDTEVITSTVRGRKIRVHRADLESYLHVSDVGRKVDLKKAFKPNDLDSWNMLEALVRLGVEYRATRTTGRYSVLTSSFPESQRLLIYLFSSNIIPRASGTNEARTSDIYFLDKMEHGLGNIEGIPLGSIITNHMWTVVRSNDIKHAFPYPRFLTLKFQRAGVDFSNAIPTGFKKKDIFTLDFCRFILKSKDLGGPSTQGGTHGDIRQEEEAEIARIEEGQEVETTTPPVSTEPSSSRPPTSPQDTRSFLKKNNGQAALRRG, encoded by the coding sequence ATGGCTCGCACTAAGAAAGGTGCAGTGAAATCACCTCCTAATAGGAGAGGAGAAGCTTCGACGTCTAGACCACCGCGCTTGAAAAGAAAAGCGAGTAGACGCCTTACGCTTCAAGACGAGCCATTATCCGAGGAGGAGAATCAACAACAAGAacaacaagaggaacaagaggtcCAAGGGGAACAAGAGGAGGAAGTCCCATATGATAAGTCGCGCTTTACCTCCTCCGAAAATGAAGCTTGGTACAATGCTAGGAGGGGAGCTAAGGTATTGGTGGAGAAAGATGTCACTCCGGATGTTGAGGAGGTCTACCATCTCAAGGCTTCCTTTGCCAAATTGGGATGGGAAAACTTCTTTAACATCCCAAATTTCTATTATGAGGAGCTTGTCCGAGAATTCTATGCGAATGTGGAGGACAAGAAGGTTTTTCACCACGACACGGAAGTGATTACCAGTACAGTGCGAGGGAGAAAAATTCGAGTCCATAGAGCTGATTTGGAAAGCTATCTTCATGTTTCGGATGTGGGGCGCAAGGTAGATTTGAAGAAAGCTTTCAAACCCAATGACTTGGACTCTTGGAACATGCTTGAGGCACTTGTACGCTTGGGGGTTGAGTACAGAGCCACTCGGACGACTGGGCGATATTCCGTATTGACTTCGTCATTCCCGGAGTCGCAACGTCTTCTCATTTACCTCTTTTCCTCCAACATCATCCCGAGGGCGAGTGGAACCAATGAGGCGCGCACAAGTGACATCTACTTCTTGGATAAAATGGAGCATGGTCTAGGTAACATCGAGGGCATTCCATTGGGAAGCATTATCACCAACCACATGTGGACTGTGGTTCGTAGTAACGACATCAAACATGCTTTCCCATATCCTCGGTTTTTGACCTTGAAGTTCCAAAGGGCTGGAGTGGATTTCTCTAACGCTATCCCTACAGGTTTCAAGAAGAAGGACATCTTTACACTAGATTTTTGCAGGTTCATTCTGAAGAGTAAAGATTTAGGTGGTCCTTCAACTCAAGGGGGCACTCATGGAGACATTAGGCAGGAGGAGGAAGCAGAAATTGCACGAATTGAAGAAGGTCAAGAGGTTGAGACAACCACCCCACCGGTCTCAACTGAGCCGTCTTCCTCACGTCCTCCAACCTCACCTCAAGACACTCGATCGtttctgaaaaaaaataatggaCAAGCTGCTTTGCGTCGAGGCTGA